A portion of the Thermogemmatispora onikobensis genome contains these proteins:
- the ruvX gene encoding Holliday junction resolvase RuvX, with product MMARILALDVGEARIGVAISDASQILASPYTTLEVAGNEARLWEALRRIIEENEVEALVVGLPVSLDGQIHQQGERVLAFVERLKRHIKIPVHLWDERLSTVEAQRLLAEREQEEGGRRSRRGGHQGGQGKRGRNRQGLDALAATLILQQFLNHRHQAPEEASQ from the coding sequence ATGATGGCTCGCATACTGGCTTTAGACGTGGGAGAGGCTCGTATCGGGGTGGCCATCAGTGATGCCTCGCAGATTCTGGCCTCGCCCTATACGACCCTGGAGGTGGCCGGCAACGAGGCCCGGCTCTGGGAGGCGCTGCGGCGCATCATTGAGGAGAACGAAGTTGAGGCGCTCGTGGTGGGGCTACCAGTCAGCCTTGATGGGCAGATCCATCAGCAGGGAGAGCGCGTGCTAGCCTTTGTCGAGCGCTTGAAGCGCCATATCAAGATCCCGGTTCATCTGTGGGATGAGCGCCTCTCAACGGTGGAGGCGCAGCGTTTGCTCGCAGAGCGGGAGCAGGAGGAGGGAGGGAGGCGTTCCAGGCGTGGTGGTCATCAAGGTGGTCAGGGAAAAAGAGGAAGGAACCGGCAGGGGCTCGATGCTCTGGCAGCGACGCTTATTCTGCAGCAATTCCTGAATCACCGGCACCAAGCTCCAGAGGAAGCGTCACAATGA
- the mltG gene encoding endolytic transglycosylase MltG, which yields MKVRGPHSPRSRGAILSVFLVFALVLGLIYVSWNLATAVLEPVSPPGQGHTVTVVVQENETVQQLADDLQAKGLIRNTLAFRLWAKIKGLDQHLQAGVYRNLNSSMNMSDMIDALMTGQPDEIAIRVPEGWRLEQIADKIEAAGLPRFSKQDFLTYTKNPAKFPDRNKFPFLKQLPSGATMEGLLFPDTYFFTLGATTTDVIDRLLEEFQAKVQQYHLDTKAAANHMSLYQMVILASIVEREAAFDSDRSLIASVYWNRIYRPNAETAGFLDADPTVQYARDSQPGTKSYWAALASSGNQVLPDSPWNTYTHKGWPPTPICSPSLASLQAAASPAKTDYYFFLNRPDNGRAVFAKTKAEFDQEVQQYLK from the coding sequence ATGAAAGTACGAGGTCCTCACTCTCCTCGCTCGCGGGGGGCTATTCTCAGCGTCTTTCTCGTCTTTGCCCTGGTCCTGGGTCTCATCTATGTCTCGTGGAACCTGGCCACGGCGGTCTTAGAGCCTGTCAGCCCGCCTGGACAGGGGCATACAGTAACGGTCGTTGTCCAGGAAAATGAGACGGTACAGCAACTAGCGGACGATCTCCAGGCCAAGGGACTGATCCGTAACACGCTGGCCTTTCGCCTCTGGGCCAAGATCAAGGGGCTGGACCAGCATCTGCAGGCCGGCGTCTATCGCAACCTGAACAGCAGCATGAACATGAGCGACATGATCGATGCGCTCATGACAGGACAGCCCGATGAGATTGCCATACGTGTCCCCGAGGGCTGGCGCCTGGAACAGATTGCCGACAAGATTGAGGCAGCGGGCCTACCGCGTTTCAGCAAGCAGGACTTTCTGACCTACACCAAGAATCCGGCCAAGTTCCCCGATCGTAACAAATTTCCTTTTCTCAAGCAGCTCCCCTCGGGGGCGACGATGGAGGGATTGCTCTTCCCGGACACCTACTTTTTCACCCTTGGGGCGACGACCACCGACGTGATCGATCGGCTGCTGGAGGAGTTCCAGGCCAAGGTGCAACAGTACCATCTGGACACGAAGGCGGCGGCCAATCATATGAGCCTTTACCAGATGGTCATCCTGGCCTCGATTGTTGAGCGCGAGGCGGCTTTTGACAGCGATCGCTCATTGATCGCCAGTGTCTACTGGAACCGCATCTATCGCCCTAATGCCGAAACGGCAGGTTTCCTTGATGCTGATCCCACTGTCCAGTATGCGCGCGATTCACAGCCCGGCACAAAGAGCTACTGGGCGGCTCTGGCCTCTTCGGGTAATCAGGTGCTACCTGATAGCCCCTGGAACACGTATACACATAAGGGCTGGCCGCCCACGCCGATCTGCAGCCCGAGCCTGGCCAGCTTGCAGGCTGCGGCGTCGCCGGCCAAGACCGACTACTACTTCTTCCTGAACCGACCTGATAACGGACGGGCCGTCTTTGCCAAGACCAAAGCCGAATTTGATCAGGAGGTTCAGCAGTACCTGAAGTAA
- a CDS encoding undecaprenyl-diphosphate phosphatase: protein MNLNLGQVVFLALLQGITELFPISSLGHTVVIPGLLGWGDLVDNERFLPLITALHLGTALALVIYFWRDWLQVLRTLWKSIKEGQVQRGTEEWVSWLIIIGSIPTGILGVFLEKPLKQLFASPVIAATFLVVNGSLLFFGEALRRYLTAQEERRQARKDVKTLLRPLASLSWKEAVLVGLGQSLALIPGISRSGASMVAGLGVRLSHEDAARYSFLLGTPIIFAAAVLEIPQLFGLSGSVLLLVFAGMVLSGLAAFLSTKFLLKYFETGNLYPFAVYCWVAGLVGLVLLFFVLHTAS from the coding sequence ATGAATCTGAATCTCGGACAGGTCGTTTTTCTGGCTCTGTTGCAGGGGATCACCGAGCTTTTCCCCATCAGCAGCCTGGGGCACACCGTCGTCATTCCCGGGCTGCTGGGTTGGGGGGATCTTGTGGACAACGAGCGCTTTCTGCCTTTGATTACAGCGCTCCACCTGGGAACAGCCCTGGCGCTGGTGATCTATTTCTGGCGCGATTGGCTCCAGGTGCTGCGCACCTTGTGGAAAAGCATCAAGGAAGGCCAGGTTCAGCGAGGTACGGAGGAGTGGGTGAGCTGGCTGATCATTATCGGCTCGATTCCGACAGGAATTTTGGGGGTTTTTCTGGAGAAGCCGCTGAAGCAGCTCTTCGCCTCTCCTGTCATCGCTGCCACCTTCCTGGTGGTCAATGGCTCCCTGCTCTTCTTCGGCGAGGCCTTGCGTCGCTATCTCACGGCCCAGGAGGAGCGCCGTCAGGCTCGCAAGGACGTTAAGACGCTGCTGCGCCCTCTGGCTTCGCTCTCCTGGAAAGAGGCTGTACTGGTGGGGCTGGGCCAGTCCCTGGCTTTGATCCCAGGCATCTCGCGCTCCGGCGCTTCGATGGTGGCTGGTCTCGGGGTGCGCCTCAGCCATGAGGACGCGGCGCGCTATTCTTTCCTGCTAGGCACGCCGATCATCTTTGCGGCGGCTGTGCTCGAAATCCCTCAGCTTTTTGGCCTCTCGGGTTCCGTCTTGCTGCTGGTCTTTGCGGGTATGGTGCTCTCTGGGCTGGCGGCTTTCCTCAGTACTAAATTCTTACTGAAGTATTTTGAGACGGGTAACCTCTATCCTTTTGCCGTCTATTGCTGGGTCGCTGGCCTGGTTGGGCTTGTTTTGCTCTTCTTCGTATTGCACACTGCCTCCTGA
- the fmt gene encoding methionyl-tRNA formyltransferase, which yields MLRLIYMGTPQFAVPPLEALIRGARPGVVLAEGYEIVTVITRPDKPVGRGHHLAFSPVKQVALAHGLSVWQPGSLKRPETIEALAAYRADLYIVTAFGQILPQAVLDQPRYGTLNIHASLLPKYRGVSPISEAILQGESETGVTIMLLDAGIDTGPILHQRRLPIDPDDTTETLSVKLAELGATALLETLPRWIAGEITPQPQDESQASYTRMLRKEDGQINWQRPAAWLARMVRAYTPWPASYTFWQGKLLKILQATALTVDGSLPSGLPPGTVHRYTLADEELLAIACGEGWLLVSRLQLEGRKAVSAAEFLRGYPQIVGSVLGSSS from the coding sequence ATGCTCCGACTGATTTACATGGGCACGCCCCAGTTCGCTGTGCCCCCTCTGGAAGCTTTGATCCGCGGAGCCAGACCTGGGGTCGTCCTGGCGGAGGGCTACGAGATTGTGACGGTCATCACGCGCCCCGATAAGCCGGTTGGCCGCGGCCACCATCTGGCCTTCTCGCCGGTGAAACAGGTTGCGCTTGCTCATGGCTTATCTGTCTGGCAGCCCGGTTCACTCAAGCGCCCTGAAACGATCGAGGCCCTGGCCGCTTATCGCGCCGACCTCTACATCGTCACGGCTTTCGGCCAGATTCTGCCCCAAGCCGTGCTTGATCAGCCACGCTACGGCACTTTGAACATCCACGCCTCTTTGCTACCAAAATATCGCGGCGTCTCGCCGATCAGTGAGGCCATCCTGCAGGGAGAGAGCGAGACCGGCGTGACCATTATGCTGCTCGATGCCGGCATCGATACCGGTCCCATCCTCCATCAGCGCCGTCTGCCGATTGACCCTGATGATACCACGGAGACGCTGAGCGTTAAACTCGCAGAGCTGGGGGCCACCGCCCTGCTAGAGACGCTGCCGCGCTGGATCGCTGGCGAGATCACGCCTCAACCCCAGGACGAGAGCCAGGCCAGCTATACCCGTATGCTCCGCAAGGAGGACGGCCAGATCAACTGGCAGCGGCCCGCCGCCTGGCTGGCACGTATGGTACGTGCTTATACCCCCTGGCCCGCTAGCTACACCTTCTGGCAGGGCAAGCTGCTCAAGATTCTACAGGCCACCGCTCTGACTGTGGATGGCTCCCTTCCTTCGGGCCTGCCTCCTGGGACAGTGCACCGCTATACGCTGGCCGACGAGGAGCTGCTGGCAATCGCCTGCGGGGAAGGCTGGCTCCTGGTGAGTCGTCTGCAGCTGGAAGGGCGCAAAGCGGTCAGCGCCGCCGAGTTCCTCCGCGGTTACCCCCAGATCGTCGGCAGCGTGCTCGGGTCTTCCAGCTAG
- a CDS encoding tetratricopeptide repeat protein has product MQGWEYNNLVSGGGQPGGGAPPLSAALQPTPQRQQQLTFGIYSTTPPATEPECILQRADEVNAVRRMLSNPNTSAVFLTGEPGVGKSTLAALVYKSIQTLAQVAKEPPLRPRYFVWLSISSFANLPDVIAAILRSINVDTSTFFLLKPEQQIAALVRALRRPQESAFIVLDQFEQLLDPETAQGLVGRGALAAFFEMLQMDLGTSRLLLTSYLSPYGPLNDDEKRVRSYLVSRVSIPEGVSLLLQRGLQGSYEDLSLVWQRCGGHVFALLLVCALVQLSGISLPYLLHAAEYQPLWSGDVTLQTIAALYRQLSPVQTLLLRALALFSEPVPLAGIVTTVTGQYASAHALRFEQELLQLVQLSLVQRSLNEAGVTCYDLHSLLRQYVLAAYLEGNDLHHSEALEKMLGLRSPLLEALAGLKPDAPEAREIALANSHLQVAAYYRRLALEQCPPREQRTGLQDVVPLLHAIRHLCLGWRWQEACDLLFGESLHESLMRWGTWNTLMSMYTGMLPPSGLLTRHDEGLVNSHLGLLYARLGEYEQSRLCYEQALGIQQALGDQHDAAVTLVNMGELYRSMGALQQAQTYFEQALLLNRQLAEPDPEIECVVLHNLGLLCQTQKQYQQALSYYQQSLKLALRTQERYDIGMIVTNMGMLLYEQGRQVEGLALLFFAVQWRQALQDPTVSTVELFLSTLEQRLGAEAFAGLRQAALLQQEQLVSQLFA; this is encoded by the coding sequence ATGCAAGGGTGGGAATACAACAACCTGGTCTCGGGGGGCGGGCAGCCAGGTGGGGGAGCGCCGCCGTTATCGGCTGCTCTTCAACCAACGCCTCAGCGTCAGCAGCAGCTCACATTCGGGATCTATTCGACTACACCTCCAGCGACGGAACCTGAGTGCATTCTGCAGCGCGCCGATGAGGTCAATGCGGTGAGGCGCATGCTGAGCAACCCCAATACCAGCGCGGTCTTTCTGACTGGTGAGCCGGGAGTTGGCAAGTCGACGCTGGCTGCACTCGTCTATAAAAGTATTCAGACCCTGGCACAGGTGGCAAAGGAGCCTCCGCTGCGGCCACGCTACTTTGTCTGGCTGAGCATTAGCTCTTTTGCCAATCTGCCGGATGTCATCGCTGCTATCCTGCGTAGCATCAACGTTGACACCTCTACCTTCTTTCTCCTCAAGCCCGAGCAACAAATCGCGGCGCTGGTGCGCGCCTTGCGCCGCCCACAAGAGAGCGCCTTCATTGTCCTGGATCAGTTCGAGCAGCTGCTGGACCCGGAGACGGCTCAGGGACTGGTCGGACGCGGAGCTTTGGCGGCTTTCTTTGAGATGCTCCAGATGGATCTGGGCACCAGCCGCCTTTTGCTGACAAGCTATCTGTCGCCCTATGGGCCCCTCAACGATGATGAGAAGCGGGTGCGTTCGTATCTGGTCTCGCGCGTCAGTATTCCCGAGGGGGTTTCCTTGTTGCTGCAGCGTGGTCTGCAAGGGAGCTATGAAGATCTCTCGTTGGTCTGGCAGCGCTGCGGAGGCCACGTCTTTGCCTTGTTGCTCGTCTGCGCCCTGGTGCAGCTCTCGGGAATTTCTCTGCCCTATCTCTTGCATGCCGCCGAGTATCAGCCGCTCTGGAGCGGCGATGTCACTCTCCAGACCATCGCCGCCCTCTATCGCCAGCTCTCTCCAGTGCAAACCTTGCTCTTGCGGGCCCTGGCGCTCTTCTCTGAGCCAGTCCCGCTGGCGGGAATTGTGACGACAGTCACGGGCCAGTATGCCTCAGCCCATGCCCTGCGCTTTGAACAAGAGTTGCTGCAACTGGTGCAGCTTTCCCTTGTGCAACGCTCCCTCAATGAGGCAGGAGTCACCTGCTACGACTTGCATAGCCTGCTGCGCCAGTATGTGCTCGCTGCCTACCTGGAGGGGAATGATCTCCACCATAGCGAGGCGCTGGAGAAGATGCTGGGCCTGCGTAGCCCTTTGCTGGAAGCCCTGGCGGGCCTGAAACCGGATGCGCCAGAGGCCCGCGAGATCGCCCTGGCGAATAGCCATTTGCAGGTCGCAGCCTACTACCGTCGCCTGGCTTTGGAGCAGTGTCCGCCTCGTGAGCAGCGCACTGGTCTGCAGGACGTTGTACCACTGCTGCATGCTATTCGCCATCTCTGCCTGGGCTGGCGCTGGCAGGAAGCCTGCGATCTGCTCTTCGGCGAAAGCTTGCATGAGAGCCTCATGCGCTGGGGAACGTGGAATACATTGATGAGCATGTATACTGGGATGCTGCCCCCGAGCGGCTTGCTGACACGCCACGATGAGGGCCTGGTCAATAGTCATCTGGGCTTGCTCTATGCTCGCCTGGGTGAGTACGAACAGAGCCGGCTCTGCTATGAGCAGGCCCTGGGCATTCAGCAGGCGCTGGGCGATCAGCACGATGCGGCGGTCACCCTGGTCAACATGGGCGAGCTGTATCGCAGCATGGGGGCCCTGCAGCAGGCCCAAACCTATTTCGAGCAGGCGCTGCTCCTCAATCGCCAACTTGCCGAGCCTGATCCCGAGATCGAGTGCGTGGTGCTCCATAATCTGGGCCTGCTCTGCCAGACGCAGAAGCAGTATCAGCAGGCCCTGAGTTATTATCAACAATCTCTGAAGCTAGCGCTCCGTACGCAAGAGCGCTATGATATTGGGATGATCGTTACCAACATGGGCATGCTGCTCTATGAGCAGGGAAGGCAGGTCGAGGGATTGGCCTTGCTCTTCTTTGCGGTCCAGTGGCGCCAGGCCCTGCAGGACCCGACGGTGAGCACGGTTGAGCTGTTCCTTAGCACCCTGGAACAACGCCTGGGGGCAGAGGCTTTTGCAGGTCTGCGCCAGGCCGCTTTGCTTCAACAAGAACAATTGGTGAGTCAGCTCTTTGCCTGA
- a CDS encoding LCP family protein, which translates to MTAKRQFIKNPAQILNEPVEQEPQSGLWSPNGEPRGGEAAAQDQQVGPTATRSTGSGLWQKSPQGGPPRLSLPGTAAPGVPSSLSTPAGQSPNGTGDLPLPLSQQGLPPFSLNQVSSRQTDANVPLNRLPDLLQQGSAQLQPPAASGGPLSSPGLGPWPVAPGLSGPGSTPGMPGYAGQGVGLASGPGTGPLAMGGPMTAPPSTPSATYPVSLPGLGSGMPAAGATPGLDWPPSGGWGAPPQQLPQHAAQPANPASPSLPRPVRKGQRRRRRFPLWARIVAAVCLVIFLLTGAAVAYYYYAFAGTVNNIVGQQVPRLRGDSGSHTSQSSSSGSILSGGRFNILLLGSDTDEKFAGHYIAQTDIVVTIDPATHSVGMLSIPRDFWLPIPGVGMGKLDEAYGYGGVALSRATIHADFGIPIDYYAWVGLDGFVKVIDTVGGVDVDVMHPITDDTYPDDVGNTTGDIHAYKRLYIASGPQHLTGLQALEYVRSRHADLVGDFGRSARQQQVLTQLKSKLDNPEIFSKLQEIAQDLNGYVKTDLSLTQVLELMNFARSINTASVQRVTLGPPYSHAATVMRNGLPVDVEIPNCDALLPVIAKMFALGDKAQCNIGTASSPSSSTVAQATSATDTGALPARQSSSSAVIDSAQTGSPLATAGQMANLGLMSLQGSSSDNLLGIRSLLELMMAVVCESLDAARV; encoded by the coding sequence ATGACTGCGAAACGCCAGTTTATCAAGAATCCGGCTCAGATTCTTAATGAGCCTGTTGAGCAGGAGCCTCAGTCGGGTCTGTGGTCGCCGAACGGTGAGCCAAGGGGGGGAGAAGCCGCGGCGCAGGATCAGCAGGTAGGACCGACTGCAACACGGTCAACAGGTTCGGGTCTCTGGCAGAAGAGTCCACAGGGCGGGCCGCCGAGGCTCTCTCTGCCCGGTACTGCCGCGCCTGGGGTTCCTTCGTCTCTCTCGACGCCTGCTGGCCAGTCACCAAACGGAACCGGCGATCTGCCTCTGCCACTTTCTCAACAGGGTCTGCCACCCTTCTCTCTGAATCAGGTTTCATCGCGTCAAACGGATGCCAATGTTCCTCTGAATCGCTTGCCTGATCTATTACAGCAGGGATCGGCTCAGCTGCAGCCGCCGGCAGCCTCTGGAGGGCCGCTCAGCTCGCCGGGCCTGGGTCCCTGGCCTGTCGCGCCCGGCCTCAGTGGGCCAGGCTCCACGCCTGGAATGCCAGGCTATGCTGGTCAGGGCGTTGGTCTGGCGTCGGGTCCGGGAACGGGACCGTTGGCTATGGGCGGGCCGATGACGGCTCCTCCCTCGACACCGTCGGCTACCTATCCTGTGTCGCTGCCGGGCCTGGGTAGTGGTATGCCAGCCGCGGGTGCTACGCCAGGCCTTGACTGGCCGCCCTCGGGCGGCTGGGGAGCGCCACCTCAACAGCTACCTCAGCACGCGGCTCAGCCAGCCAACCCGGCCAGTCCTTCGCTCCCTCGCCCTGTCAGGAAGGGACAGAGACGTCGGCGTCGCTTCCCTCTCTGGGCGCGCATCGTGGCTGCGGTCTGCCTGGTGATCTTCCTGCTCACGGGCGCTGCGGTCGCTTACTACTACTATGCTTTCGCCGGGACCGTCAATAATATCGTGGGGCAGCAAGTGCCACGCCTGCGCGGTGATAGCGGTTCCCATACCTCGCAGAGCAGCAGCAGTGGCTCGATCCTGAGCGGGGGGCGCTTCAACATCCTCTTGCTCGGCAGCGATACCGATGAGAAATTTGCCGGTCACTATATCGCCCAGACAGATATCGTCGTCACCATTGATCCGGCCACTCATAGCGTTGGCATGCTCTCGATCCCTCGTGATTTCTGGCTGCCGATCCCAGGGGTCGGCATGGGCAAACTGGATGAAGCCTATGGCTACGGGGGCGTGGCCCTTTCGCGCGCTACGATCCATGCCGATTTTGGTATCCCGATTGATTACTATGCCTGGGTCGGTCTCGATGGCTTTGTCAAGGTGATCGATACGGTCGGCGGGGTCGATGTCGATGTAATGCATCCCATCACGGACGATACCTATCCTGATGATGTCGGCAATACAACGGGCGATATCCATGCCTACAAGCGCCTCTATATCGCGTCAGGACCGCAGCATCTGACTGGCCTCCAGGCCCTGGAATATGTTCGCTCGCGCCATGCCGACCTGGTGGGCGACTTCGGTCGCTCGGCTCGTCAACAGCAGGTGCTGACGCAGTTGAAGAGCAAGCTGGATAACCCTGAGATTTTCAGTAAGCTGCAGGAGATCGCTCAGGACCTGAATGGATACGTGAAGACGGACCTCTCTCTGACTCAGGTGCTGGAGCTGATGAATTTTGCTCGTTCGATCAACACAGCGAGCGTGCAGCGCGTGACGCTAGGTCCGCCTTATTCTCACGCCGCTACTGTGATGCGCAATGGGCTGCCCGTCGATGTCGAGATCCCCAACTGCGATGCCCTGTTGCCGGTGATCGCGAAGATGTTCGCTCTGGGAGATAAGGCCCAATGCAATATTGGGACAGCAAGCAGTCCCTCGTCGTCGACTGTGGCCCAGGCAACGAGTGCAACAGACACGGGCGCGCTCCCAGCCCGTCAATCCTCCTCCTCGGCTGTGATTGACAGCGCGCAGACTGGCAGTCCGCTGGCGACCGCGGGCCAGATGGCGAATCTCGGCCTGATGAGCCTGCAGGGCAGCAGTAGCGATAACCTCTTAGGTATACGTAGCCTGCTTGAGCTGATGATGGCCGTCGTCTGTGAGTCGCTGGATGCGGCCAGGGTCTAG
- a CDS encoding TolB family protein, producing the protein MKKQSISWRLGILLSCLVVLLQGCLWFGGGNSEFKQTTVGSRQVGVNQNPNLFKGKIYFTIDHNLWVLDGLTNSLKQLTKGQTVSDPAVSPDGKWIAFTVRFKNYSNIEYMSVNGGSWHMLLNGNGHYYFVPGLDVPKDDFKWNAQPRWAPDSKHLLFLSDFQKEDWYQYTHYDAPVLDLQIYEMSIDEPNNYNAVQDVAYAYVGDGGNSDPSFRPGHSDQIIYTHYAYDNTRTQQVIQLFMEDPNEISRKPHGTYYPGLPGFDPGIAITPPDVQCIQPAFSPDGNTIAYIRRDKDGQMGLYVMPTPEGITTNPNDPAVEKKALLPYQQSKLLVKGQFVSQPVWSPDGKAIAYFLYSNEEFNIWLLKLNYDQKTKTYSPAGSPIQLTSGGVDGDSHPFWTA; encoded by the coding sequence ATGAAGAAGCAGAGCATCTCGTGGCGCCTGGGCATCTTGCTATCATGCCTGGTGGTTCTGCTACAGGGCTGTCTCTGGTTTGGGGGCGGCAACAGCGAGTTCAAGCAGACCACGGTCGGGAGCCGTCAGGTGGGGGTCAATCAGAACCCGAATCTCTTCAAAGGGAAGATTTACTTCACCATCGATCACAACTTGTGGGTACTGGATGGCCTGACCAATAGCTTGAAGCAGCTCACCAAAGGTCAGACTGTGAGCGACCCGGCGGTCTCGCCCGATGGCAAATGGATTGCCTTCACAGTGCGCTTCAAGAACTATTCCAACATCGAGTACATGTCGGTCAACGGCGGTTCCTGGCATATGCTGCTCAATGGCAATGGTCATTATTACTTTGTGCCCGGTCTGGATGTTCCCAAGGACGATTTCAAGTGGAATGCCCAGCCGCGCTGGGCACCCGACAGCAAGCACCTGCTCTTTCTGAGTGATTTCCAGAAGGAAGACTGGTATCAGTACACGCACTACGATGCGCCGGTGCTCGACCTGCAGATCTACGAGATGTCGATCGATGAGCCTAACAACTACAATGCGGTTCAGGATGTAGCTTACGCCTATGTTGGTGATGGCGGTAACAGCGATCCTAGTTTTCGCCCTGGCCATTCCGATCAGATTATCTATACCCACTATGCCTACGACAACACACGCACGCAGCAGGTGATTCAGCTCTTCATGGAGGACCCAAACGAGATCTCTCGCAAGCCTCATGGCACCTACTATCCTGGACTGCCGGGCTTTGATCCGGGGATTGCGATCACGCCGCCTGATGTGCAGTGTATACAGCCAGCCTTCTCGCCCGATGGCAACACCATTGCCTACATCCGGCGTGACAAGGACGGGCAGATGGGTCTCTATGTCATGCCCACTCCAGAGGGTATCACCACGAACCCGAACGATCCCGCCGTTGAAAAGAAGGCGCTCTTGCCTTACCAGCAGTCAAAGCTGCTCGTCAAGGGCCAGTTTGTCAGCCAGCCTGTTTGGTCTCCTGATGGGAAAGCGATTGCCTACTTTCTCTACTCCAATGAGGAGTTTAATATCTGGCTCCTCAAGCTCAATTACGATCAGAAGACCAAGACCTACAGTCCCGCTGGCAGCCCGATCCAGCTCACCAGCGGTGGAGTCGATGGCGATTCTCACCCATTCTGGACGGCATGA
- a CDS encoding protein kinase domain-containing protein: MSQLEGTLIAGRYEIREHIATGGMASVFKTWDHRVERIVAIKVLRSLDKNDLRAVERFRREARAAAALAHPNAVTIYDFVEEGGQYFLVMEYIQGPTLKQLITQRRRLQVREAFEIACQVCSVLQVAHARGFIHRDIKPQNIMLTWNGITPLTNDLSSGLWVKLTDFGIVRVAEDAGLTNSGIVLGTADYLSPEQARGETLTASSDLYSLGVVLFEMLAGRPPFVGPTAVSIAMQHASTNPPSLRQFNPALPISVERVVMRALEKEPEERFHSAIELQQALRACLRELMQQGHPAVASPWQGLASPAGGGGPLFPPPPQRQYP; encoded by the coding sequence TTGAGTCAGCTGGAAGGCACACTCATCGCGGGACGCTACGAGATTCGCGAGCACATTGCTACCGGTGGCATGGCCAGCGTCTTTAAGACCTGGGACCATCGCGTGGAGCGCATTGTGGCCATCAAGGTGCTGCGCTCTCTCGATAAGAATGATCTGCGCGCTGTGGAGCGCTTTCGCCGGGAGGCGCGCGCGGCGGCGGCCCTGGCCCACCCCAATGCGGTCACCATCTACGATTTTGTGGAGGAGGGCGGGCAGTATTTCCTGGTGATGGAGTATATTCAAGGCCCGACGCTGAAGCAGCTGATCACTCAGCGCCGCCGCCTGCAGGTGCGCGAAGCCTTTGAAATCGCCTGCCAGGTCTGCTCGGTGCTGCAGGTAGCCCACGCGCGCGGCTTTATCCACCGCGATATTAAACCTCAGAATATTATGTTGACCTGGAATGGAATCACGCCGCTGACCAACGATTTGAGCAGCGGCCTGTGGGTCAAGCTGACCGATTTCGGGATCGTGCGCGTGGCCGAGGACGCCGGATTGACCAATAGTGGCATTGTGCTCGGAACGGCTGATTATCTCTCGCCAGAGCAGGCGCGTGGTGAGACGCTGACAGCCTCCTCCGACCTGTATTCGCTCGGCGTGGTGCTTTTTGAGATGCTGGCTGGACGCCCGCCGTTTGTGGGGCCGACCGCGGTCTCGATCGCTATGCAGCATGCCTCTACCAATCCCCCGTCCCTGCGTCAGTTTAACCCCGCCTTGCCGATCAGTGTCGAGCGGGTGGTGATGCGCGCACTGGAAAAGGAGCCGGAGGAGCGTTTCCATTCGGCCATCGAGCTGCAGCAGGCCTTACGGGCTTGCTTGCGTGAGCTGATGCAGCAGGGGCATCCCGCGGTGGCCTCTCCCTGGCAGGGCCTGGCCTCCCCCGCCGGAGGCGGAGGCCCGCTCTTCCCACCGCCGCCGCAACGCCAGTATCCCTGA
- a CDS encoding RidA family protein produces the protein MERTKVSTASAPAAIGPYSQAIRCGQFIYTSGQIPLDPASGELVGDDVATQTHRVLQNLQAVLQAAGSSLSRVVKTTVFLARMSDFQAMNAVYATYFPEPAPARSTVAVAELPRQALVEIECVALAEDQAGE, from the coding sequence ATGGAGCGAACAAAGGTTAGTACCGCTAGCGCACCTGCCGCCATCGGACCGTATAGCCAGGCGATCCGCTGCGGCCAGTTTATCTATACCTCTGGGCAGATTCCGCTTGATCCTGCCAGTGGCGAGCTGGTGGGCGACGATGTGGCAACCCAGACCCATCGCGTCTTACAGAATCTACAAGCCGTGCTGCAGGCTGCCGGCAGCTCTCTCTCGCGAGTGGTCAAGACGACCGTCTTTCTGGCCCGCATGAGCGACTTTCAGGCAATGAATGCGGTCTACGCTACTTATTTCCCAGAACCGGCACCGGCGCGCTCGACGGTAGCCGTGGCTGAACTCCCGCGCCAGGCTCTGGTCGAGATCGAGTGTGTGGCGCTCGCTGAGGACCAGGCGGGAGAGTGA